The following proteins are co-located in the Acropora palmata chromosome 11, jaAcrPala1.3, whole genome shotgun sequence genome:
- the LOC141897517 gene encoding uncharacterized protein LOC141897517 encodes MSRKRTIFVMLIVAFATLWVSCLAEEDDKWLPVFKEDFSRMKPSLSDVILQPNRLRAKRALRRFKRWWWCEDSSLPGCPKQKNRISHDQKLQTTNKKSRK; translated from the exons ATGAGTCGAAAGCGTACTATTTTTGTTATGCTGATCGTCGCTTTTGCGACGTTATGGGTTTCTTGTCTAGCAGAAGAAGATGACAAATGGCTGCCAGTTTTCAAAGAGGATTTTTCCAGGATGAAACCAAG TTTATCAGATGTCATCTTGCAGCCAAATCGTCTTCGTGCCAAACGAGCTCTTCGCAGATTTAAACGCTGGTGGTGGTGTGAGGATTCCAGTTTGCCCGGCTGccctaaacaaaaaaaccgcATAAGTCATGATCAAAAGCTACAAA CCACAAataagaaatcaagaaaataa